From the genome of Grus americana isolate bGruAme1 chromosome 4, bGruAme1.mat, whole genome shotgun sequence:
CTGCAGTTTACAAAGCCCTGGCTCAATCCTGACCGTGCTCAAGTTTCCTTAAGTCATTTATTTTGCAGCGCCAGCATCTCCTGTGAATCCCTGTAAACCTGCACCCCTCACCATGCCCCCTGGGCTGTGCCCCCACCTCTGGGGATTTGGGTCCCTGCACCAAGGGGCTATTGCAGGTGTCTGTGGTTTGCCAGGGCTTTACAGCAGGGCAGGCCCGGAGCCGTTTGCCTCTGAAGGCGAACTGTGTTTCACGGGCTTCCCCGGCCACAGCGGCTCCCTGGATGGGGGGGCTCTGCTGTCTGAAGGGCTCTTTCTTCTACCCAGGGCAGCAGAaactcctcctcccacccaagGAGGATGTGCAAATACTCCTCGCAGAGCATCAATGCCATCATTTACACTTCCACCCCAATAAAACTCCCGTAGGCACCCTCCTCCCGGCCCCCTTGCCCCGTGGCTGTGCCCATCATCTGCAGCTTGGCTCTGGGGAAAACCCAGCTTGCAGAGCAGAGACACGTTGCCTGCTTCAAAGCAACCTATTTGCACTTGTGGTGTGTTTTTATTAGCAGAGGGGATGTTGCAGGTATGGAGGGTTTAGTGATGGCCAAATACAGGCAAGGAAGTCATCTTCCTTCCGCCCAGGCGGGGACAGAGGGAAAAGCTGGGGGTacagctgggaggtgctggtcCTGTCCTAAACCGCACGGGCAGAGAGGTGCGGTTGCACTGTGTCagggtgtgtgcatgtgtgcacacgTGGAGGTTTGCAAACTTCCCCTCGTATTATCTGTGAGCAAGTAGGGGCTATCTGCACTGCTGGCTTACAGCATTGTTTCACGTAGATAATCCGTGCTACACCCAGAAACCCTGGGGTATGTGTGGTGCGTGTATATGTATTCGTATATATAATTGCATGTACAtgcccatgcacacacacgccCATACACATGTGCACATGCTATTGCCCATgttttccagagcagaggtTTCATcccctggccagcagctggaagaagtgCTGGGGGTGCCACACTCCTTTCATGCTCCTGCCCCAAGGCAGGGGAAGGCTGAGTCCCAGCAGGGGAAGGGTCCCACACGGGTTTCAGCACCCTGGCCCATGGCATGTGGCGAACGCCGCTCCCAAGTGCATGTGTTAAGAAGATGCCATCCCTGGGACGGGGTCTGGTGCTCAGCGTGGGCAACGCCATAGTTGTTTGTGTGTGTCACAGCGGGAAGTGTGTGAACAGAATAAATTTAGCAGTCAAAACACAGGGCCAGCGTAGTCGGTCATTAACTGCCAGCCCGTCTCGTCATCCTGCGACCACAAGGAGCTTTTTTAGGGCCGGCGCCCCGGCGGAGGCCAGAGGAAGCGTGGGAGGCCAGTTCCCGGTGACACCTCCGCGCacggcagcgctgcccgccggTGTCATTGGCTGCCCCTTGCCCAGGGCCGGCACCAGCCAGCGGTTAAATGCCCGCACGGCCACACCGGGGGCACACAGCCCGGGGCATCCCAACACAGGCAGCCAGCTTGCCCCGTCCCGAGCACCAGAGCAGACGCTGGCTTCCACCACACCTCAAGGTAAGGTTTGGGTTCTTTGGCTTGCTTTTGTATGACCTGGAGTGAAAATGGCAATGTTTGATGACAGGAGTTGTAGATTTCCTTGCAAGTTTTGATAGAAAGCAGGAGAGACGTGTAAGCTGGGATGTGAGTGTTGCTTCATAAGGGAAGAAATCCGGAGCATGGCTCTTTGCTCCTGCGCGTTCCAGGTGCAGGGTGATATGTAGTGCAGTTAGTGTGCCCTGTGGAGATGTCGTGCTGGGCTGCTTAAAGGACTTGGAAAATGAGAGCAAAGCTGGAGGAAAGCCCCCCGCTGCTTTACCTGCCTGcgcaggcagcagtgctgctgggatACCAGACCAGCCCGGTGGCCATGGGGATGCAGCTCTCCGCAGGGTTGTCTTACTGGGGTGCTCTGATTTGGGCCAGTGGGAGGTTTTACAGGGCTGTAGGGACCATGCTGGGTGGGAGgcgcagctctgcagcctgcagtCTCATGGTGCTGCCCATCTGCATTGCCGGCTCCCATCACAGCCACTGAGCTTGGCTGGGTGGTGGGTGACATTATCGTGGGAACAGGGAGTTCGGAGGAGCTTTCCCAGTCTTTAATGATGCTTAGATAAAAAATCTGCAAGAACATGGCCAGGTATTTCAAATCACAAACTAAGGAAGTTCCTGCACAGGAGATGCCAGGAGGTGGCACAAGGACAAATCCTTGGCTTGTTTGATGATGTGCCAGGCTGAGCACAGTACAGCAAGGCTGTATCAGTTGGAAGGGCTTTGTGGGGCCAAGTTACAGCCGGGGGCACGTGCAAATACTTTGCTCCCTGTTGCAGCCTCAGGGACCACAACCGACATGAGGACAGCGTTTCTGGTGTTGCTCCTCTGGGCCATAGCCTGCGCTCACCCTGTAAGTACCCACTGGACAGGTActcaaaccccaaaccccagcagTTTCGCCCAGCCAACGCGCACCGATCACTGATCAGATGTCTCCTGGATGTGTTTAGGTGCCTGGCCGTGAGCCTGCCCGCCCCAGCCACAGTGCCCAGCAGGAGGTAAGCTGGGGGGGTGCCCCAGTCCTGCAGGTCACAGCTGCTCACAGAGCAAGTCTGGGATGGGGAGCCCAGTCCATCCTTGGACCAGGcacctgggagaagagctgcCACTTCTGCGGGTCTACTCAGTCTTTTCAAGCTGCTTGGTTTCACCTCATTTCACCTTGCCTCCCTGTGCCCTTTCCCAGTTCACCTGATGCGTTCTGCTGTGTTGGTCCTGAAAAAGGAGTTTCTGCACTCTGAACCATCACAGTTTGGGCTTTTCTGGGTTGCCCTTTTGTTGGtggctactttttttttttttttgcattagcaGAAACAACTGAAGGGCTGAGGTGCAAGCAATGAAAAAGGCTTGAGCACTTGCATGGCTTAGGAGCAATATATCATCCCATAGCCATAGCAGTAAATGTACAGTGGTGTGTAATAAACTAAAGCACCATGTCATGTTTTGCCTCCAGGACACAGCAAGTGAAGATTACATCAACAAGCTGGGCAGCTTCCTGGGTGGTGGAGATGGCAGATATCCTCCTGCCAGTGCAGAGCAGGGGGACAATGCCCTTGCCGGGGACCTGGCGGGTGGTAACGCCGTGGGTGAGGAGCTGGGCGAGCACGGTGGCCGAGACAAGGGAGGCAGAGTTGGGGAGGCTCAGCACCTGAACCGGGTGGACCACAAGGACACGAGTGCCCGGGATGGGAACAGCCTTGGTTTCCTGGTGAGTGAGTGGAGAGGGATATTTTGCTCTGCCAGGAAAACGTGCTTAGCCCCAAATCTGGTGTCAGTCAGGGTAGCCCTTGGGCTGCACAGTGAGCAGTGCTGATAGTGCCTGTGACCTGCAAAGCCTTTGCATTCATCTCCATTTGTCAACTCAACAGGAGGAGGATGCACGCGATGCTGACGATGGTGACAACAGAGAGCACCATGGCACTGGAGTCAATGGGCTTCCCTTCCGTGACGGTGGGCTCCTGGATGAGGAGGATGACAGTGGGGATGACACCTTCGACGAGAACGGGGAAAAAGAGGAGGGTGAAGGTCCTACTTACGTGGCTGGTGCTGACGAGTCAGGCAAACACGGCTATGACGCTGGCCGTGGGGATGCCGGGGCTGGCAGAGGGCATGgcgacagcagcagcagtagcagcagtgAGAGCATCGGGGTGGAGCACAGGCGGTACAGGAACTACCTTGGCAGCCGGTATGAGCGGACCTACaagtggggagggggcagcagcagcagccaggaggaggagagctaCGACTTTGAGGATGAAGCTATGCAGGGTGATGACCCCTCTGTCTTCGATGGCCCGGGCAGCAGCTACAAGGGGCATCGTGCTTGGCCCCGCACTGCGCGGAGCAGCCGAGAGAGCAGCCGAGGGGTTGGCTCCCACCAGTGGGAGGAGGGTGACAGCAGGTCCCCAGAGGTGGAGGACACTGACTCAGGAGAAGACAGCCCATCCGTGGAGGACAACAGTCAGTCGGAAGAGCCTGTCACCAGTCAGTCAGAGGAAAACAGCGCCAGCCGCTccagggaggatggggaggacagCCCCTCCAGGGAGGGCGAGGACAGCAAGTCCAGGGAGGGCACTGCTGATCAGTCGGACGAAGAGCCAGGGGAGTCCCCAGAGGACAACTCCCAGGAGGTGGTGAGCACGTCAAGCGGGCGCAGCGGCAGTCAGTCCCAGGAAGGGCAAGAGGACCGGCAGTCTGCCGAGGACAGGAGTGCACCATCCGCACCTGACAGCGAGTCTGGAGAGGATGAGGGCGACCAGAGCAAGTCCAGGGAAGATGATGGCAACCAGAGCCAGTCTACAGAGGACACTGTGGAGGAGTCAAAGGAGGATGAAAATGACTCTGACCCTTATGGAGATGTGCCGAGCACGTCAGCCGAGAGCCAGAGCGCGTCCCCAGAGGATGACGGCAGCCAAGAGGACAATGCTGGTGAGGACAGCAGGTCCACAGAGAGCAACAACAGCGAGTCCCAGGAGGACGAGGACAATGAGGAGAGCCACTCCCAGGAGGATGCCACCCATGAGTCCAGCAGCCGTGGGGACGACAGCTCGCCACAGAGCCTGGAGAGCGGGAGCCGCAAACGGCGGCTGGGTGCCTACCGCAACAAGCCTGCTGCTGACTACGATGACAACGACTGCCAGGACGGGTACTGACGTGTGCCCTACAGCCTTGTTGGTGCTGGGGGTTACGGGGGGGCGGAGGGGTTTAATTTATTTGCTATACAGCCTGGTTGACTTCTTCCTGAGAAGAAGCTGTGGATAAAATGGAGGCGGGTTTGCCAGGGCTCAACCTGGGCACACTACACAGGGCGCGAAGTGGGAGGTGACAtcaggcacagggaaaacaCCAAACCGCAGCGAGAAAAGCCATTTCCTATATCAAACCAGAGAGCAGCCAAGAGCTGTGAGTGCCAGCAGGGCGATGCTGCCCGCTTGCCACAAGGGCACAGTGGTGGCTTGGCACTCCAGGAGCTGCGCCTGGGCACGCTGGGCAGAAAGGTCCCTGCGTTCACCCCTCGTATTTACCTACCACTGCCCTAAGAGCGTCTGCCCAGACTCCAATGGGAGCTTTCTGTTAGCGCCACATCCTGCacataaggaagaaaagctACCGCTGGTGTGTCCATGTGATGCGTGGGCTCAGCGGTGCGTGAAGTACCACTTCAAGATGGGATGTATGTAATATTTTGTAAGAAATGTACAGAAAACTTTATATTGTAtcctttttgcatttgtatttcaaagctgaaatgtACCCTGTTGATTTCTTTAATTACCATTAAAACCATCAAACTCCACAGTGGTGTGGTTTGAGgtgttgctgtttttctctcccGGGGCAGCTGGGTGCTGCAATTTGGGGTCAGCCTGGAATGAGGGGGGAGCAAAGGGCAGGCTGTTTGCACGGAGAACCGCAGTgtgctggggtgagggggaaagcAGAGGCTGAGGGGTGTTCCCACCCCCTTATTTCCAGGCACCCCAAGGGCCACACCTGCTACTAGGTGGAGTGACAAAGCTGGCTAATGTCCCCAACGGGCTGGGCCTGGAGCATTGCTATATTAGGGCCATCACTTGCTGCAATGCAAGTAAGGGTTGTTCTGCTCTTCCTgaggtgctgggaaggagaTGCCCCAGGGCATGGGGGTTCTCCCGGATCAGTGGCTCTGGGGGCCCATGGTGGCCCCTGGTGCCAGGTCCCCTGCAACAGAGACACAGGTGAGCAGGGGAAAAAGGGTTATCATGGGCTGGTAGATCATGGGTAAAGCCTCTTTTACTCagtgtgcctttttttttttttaatctcctacTAGCAAGCAAGTAAACAACacattatttgtttaaaatcccACCCACGCTCTTCTTGTTCACATGTGTATGACAAGGTGTACAGCATGGGTATCGATGCTGACGGAGGAAGCTGGGGACTGTTGCATAGCTGCACAGTTTTGCAGCGTGGAGTTGTGGCTCTGCAGGGGACAGTCAGCACAAGGGGGTGCATGCCTTCCAGCTGTGTCAGCGGCGTCATTGCTGGGCATTGCAATACCAAATTCAAGAAccagtaaaaaaacctgaaatactttttttactaCTTATAACAAAACTGCACTTAATTTGTAGACTCTTTCCACCACTATAAAAGCTGGAGCTGAACAGCTCCTGGGTTTTGTGgaatttatgttttaatttcccCCCCTGTGTAAGCTTTTTCTACTTCTGTATGAGTTCAGCTCTGAAACAGGCAGCTtccccacgctgctgctgccctggaaaGGAGCCTCTTTGCTGACCCTGCCTCCTCTGCCCCACTGGTCCTCACTTCACAGTGGATACCTCAGCTGTGACTTGCCCCTTGGTTTTTGGACCCCTTGCATTAGCTGCATGAGGATGCGGGGAAGCTGTGACAGTGATGATGACTGCCAGGCTCATGGGTACCATAATACTGGTGCACAGCCCCATTGCTGGGGTGAAAGGCAGCAAGCACAGGTTTGGCTGCAGTCCAGAGGTGCAAAAAGAGCTGGGTGACAGCTGTCACTTTGGTTTAAAATTGTAGTAATGACGCGTTCGCTGGCTGCTCTTGCGTGGCGGCAGGGTAGGGCGCTGCTGTGGACTCTCCCGTGTCCAGCAAgcggtgctgctgctcaggcagcGGGGACGCGTCGGATGCCGGCTCTGCCGCGGGCGCATCCTGGGGCCATCAGACGTGGTGTTTACGTGCGGACagctggtggggatggggaccaagaggggttttttttcggGTCCCTCCAGGAAAGCAAGGGGTGCCCTGCAGCTCTGCGGTGAGCCCAGCCCATGGTCGAGATGTCGCAAGGGTGGGACGAAACCAGCTCCAGGAAACTGCTTCTTGCAGTTGTTGCATGACCGTCTGTCCCTCCTCATCCttgggcaggctggggggggccaCTCGCCTTCGCCTCCCCCTTGGTCCCCCCCACCTGTTTTATGCACGGAGAGAAAAACTGGGTTGATTTGGCTTAAGTTTGAGCAGGAGGGGTGTGTGCCTTGCACGCAGCACCCTGTGCTGGAGGGCGAGCCAGCTGCACTCCCCCTGCACGTGGGTCCCCTTCGCGTGCCTTCCCAGGGCCCGGCTGCAGTTGCACGCACGTCCCAGCGAGCAACGCCCGAAATTTGCCTCCCgctggctggctgctccccaaaggctggggagctggtgccagagctggctgctgcctgccggTCCTGCCAGGATGGCTTCCCACGGGACCATCCCTCCAGGGCATCACGGGGGACGCACACAACAGCTCAGCCCTTCACTGGGGAAACCTCCCGCCTGGCCACAGGGAGGGAGCCGCTCGTGGTGGCCCTGTGAGGGGATGTGTCCAGCACCTGGCAGCAGGAAGGGCAGGTTTTGGGGgacactggtggcactgggctGTCCCCATGAAATGCTGTTCATCTGTGTACAAGCAGGGACACCCCACTTGCCATCCAGAGGGGCTTAGTGGCAGGCAGTGCTTCACAGGGTGAGGTTTTGGATGGCCAGAGATAGCCTGGCCAAAAGATGCTCGCTTTGAGGATTTTAAGGCATTTTTAAGCAGCAGCTCATGTGTTTGGTTTCTGCAGCATGTGCCTGTGTGTGGTGAGCATCCAAGGGGACTGCTCCCACTCTCTGCTCTTGGGCAGGCAGGAAAAGCAGCTAGGAAGGTTGACCATGGGCTCTGCTGTCACTGGAAGTGTCTCTGCATCCCATTTCAGGCTGAATGTGCGATGAAGTTATAAGGTCAGCTTGCCAGTGGGTTAGACAAGGACAAAAAATGCCCCCATCAATGTATGCATTTTTCTTATCCACCCACATGGCATTTTTTGTGCGTTGGGGGTGGTCTCTAGAGCTGAATGCAGTGATTTACCCAGGAATCAGCATCGGAGTttaaagcagatatttttagtCGCATTTGGGTTTGTGAAAACACAAGTCTgcatcatcttaaaaaaaaagtttctgcttattttttttgtcctttccaagaagaaaaaaatctatttttaataagtAGCCCGTGTGGCCGAAGCGGTGGGAGGCAGCAGTGAcaagcccagctgcagcagctccactTGGGGTGGCCATGGCACACAAACTGCATTTATTCAACTCCCTTATTTTGCTGGCTTTGCTGGGAGAAACAAAGAGACCCTCACGACCCACAGAGCACCTCTCCATCCAGCAGCGGCTTTTTTGGCAGCGCAGCCAAGCGCTTCCCATGGTGGGCTGAGCACCgcagctggctgcagggcttCTCTTTGGCCGCCGTTTGTCTTTAGCAAAATGGGAATATCTGTGGAAGAAGCAGTTTGATGGGATTGTCCTTTCTGTGCTCCCTGTGGTGGATTTCTGTGATGGGAACCGCTCCTCACCAAGCGCACGGTGAGGCCGGGAGAGTTTGATTGCATTTTtcaatggagaggaaaaacctCTGACGGAATCACTGCTGCCGTCAAtctgaacaaaagaaacatCTCAACCGTGGGAGAACAGCTTCTGACGTCGGTGAAACCCCAAAATATTACAAACCTTTTGAATGCTCTAAGGAAATCTTTCCTCCAGCTCCCTTTACTGCCATGCACTTCAATGGCAAATAACTTCCCCCACACGCCCCCAGCTCAGCCATGTCCTGGGAGTTTTGTGGTGCCCCCAACACTACCCCAAGGAGTCAGGCACCACAGGATGACACGTAAAGTGCAAGCGTTAGCATCCACCTGTACTGCACCCCCTGAGCTCGCTATGGAGACTTTAATGCTGCAGAATGAGCAAGTGGTTTGCAGTtcaggttttttctgttttcacaccCTGAAATACAAAGTTGCAAAGAGCTGGTGCTTTGTTTTAGCAGAAGGCATCAGGTTTCTGAAAACAGGAGCTGAATCTGCAgctgaggagcagagggagcacCTGCCCTCTCCTGTCCCAGACCCAATGCTGTTTCACCTGCAGAGCAAAAAGTAGGTTCATTATAGTGCAAAAACTTTCAAAGTCttctttttcaaagataaaatgAGTGCCTGAGTGTTAAGGTACTTACTGCAAGAGACACGTACTTGTCTGTGCATGTGCAGATACATATACAAGTGTTGTTGCAGCTCAGGTATGTACACAAATAAGCAGTGCAAGCACAGCAGTTCCCTGCTGACACACGCAATTTTTTAAGCCCAAGCTCAGGTTTTTTTGCAGGTTTGAGCAGTAGTGGGGAGGTAGGCAGCCGGTGCCAGCGTGTGATGGGGAGCAGCGTGCCTCCAGGCCATCCCGATGTCTGACTGTCCGAGGACACTGATTTGACTTTAGCAGAGAACTCAATTCCTGACCTGGGTGGGCAGGTTGTTGTTGGGTGCCTCTGCAATGAACCCAGGctctctgcctgctctcctcctgAAACTGAGGcctttgggggggtggtgggtggtgtttatttggggtttttcctcctgtttctgtCATGTGGCTGTGTTTGAGGGCTCTCAAATGCGGATGGAGGCAGCAGACTGGTGGTGGGACCAGTCCTGGTAACTTATTCTGGCTGGTGCGTGGTTTcttcctcctgaaaaaaaaacccaagcaaaaagACACAGGAAATATGATATACAGATACTGCTCAAACATGTGAGGACCTGGGTGGTGGTAAGTGCTAGGATTTGTGATAATGCTGTGACCTTGTCTCAGTgatttgctgtgtttctgttctCCAAAGTTCAGGCTGCCTCAAAGTGCTTGCCATACAGAGCTACTCGTGGCCTGCGTTTTGCCCGGCATGTAGATAGAATGAATTTCCTTTATCTGGTTtgctgcttcagagaaaaaggaaaatcgTATGAACAGTTTAGTTGCAGAGGGCCAATATATAAAGTTTGTGTACTGATAACTAAGGTTGATATGTGGTGCATTTTAGCTCCCCTCCTGCTTTTAATCTAAAATTGACTGCTTGCAGCAAAACAAGCTGCGTGCCCAGCTaatgttggtttgggtttgggtttgtgccaTGAGCAGTAAGGGGGAATGAGAGAGGGatcctgtggtgggttgaccctgctgggggccaggtgcccaccagagccgctctctcactcccctcattcactaaacaggggagaaaaggtgtaacaaaaagcttatgggtcgagataaggacagggagagatcgctcactaattatcgtcacgagcaaaacagaccgaacttagagaggcgattcatctaatttattactaggcaaaacagagtagaggaatgagaaataaaaccaaatcttaaaacacctccccccacccctcccatcttcccgggctcaacttcactcccagcttcaacctcctccgctgtcagcggcacagggggacggggagtgggggttacggtcagttcatcacacggtgtttctgccgcttcttcatcctcagggggaggactcctctcatcgttcccctgctccagcatggagtccctcccacgggctacagtccttcacgaactgctccagcgtggtctctcccatggggtgcagaccttcaggagcaaactgctccagtgtgggtcccccatggggtcacaagtcctgccagcaaacctgccctggcatgggctcctttctccatggggccacaggtcctgccaggagcttgctccagcgtgggcttcccacaggccacagcctccttcaggtgcctccacctgctccagcgtggggtcctccacgggctgcaggcgGAATCTCTACAcgccctcatccttcctccatgggctgcagggggacagcctgcttcaccatggccttcaccacgggctgcagggggatctccgctccggcgcctggagctcctcctccccctccttcttcactgaccttggtgtctgcagagtttcttacatcttctcactcctctctccggctggaaaagctctctaagtgtttttttttccttcttaaatatgttatcacagaggtgctgattggcttggccttggccagcggcgggtccatcttggagccggctggcattggctctatcagacacagggggagcttctagcagcttctcacagaagccgcccctgtagctccccccgctaccaaaaccttgccacgcaaacccaacacagatcCCTTACACTTATGCTGTTGCTGGTGCACGCTCTCCTTGCTCATCACTTCGCTGCCTGGTTCGTGGCTGTGGCACACGCACTCCTGTCCCTGTCAGCATATGGGGAGAGGTGGGAACTGGGGCAAGCTCTGCCTCCAGAGCCCCCACGCACATTTGGAAGTGCCCTGGCCACTGTGCTACATGGCAGAGGCGCCCAtttccctggctgcagcagcacctcgGCCTCTCCCCACCATGCTCAAAGTgtccttctggttttgttttctttacttatTTTCAGCCCTGAGGTTTCCTTCCAGAATAGCTTCAGGGCGTGGAAATAGGACTGTGCAACCCGACCGCAACCTCGGCCCCGCAGTGGACCTGGGCAGGACAGGAGCACGCTGCTCTGCTCGTTTACCGCcctgcaaaaataataattaaatttgGACATAGGAGTCATGTCAGCCTGTGCCAGACAGGGACGCTCTGACCATGAGGTCTCCATGGGCTCAGGCAATTATATCAAAACCGTATGTAGTGCTCTTGCtgagtgtcatggtttaa
Proteins encoded in this window:
- the DMP1 gene encoding dentin matrix acidic phosphoprotein 1 isoform X2; translation: MWRTPLPSACVKKMPSLGRGLVLSVGNAIVVCVCHSGKCVNRINLAVKTQGQRSRSLTASPSRHPATTRSFFRAGAPAEARGSVGGQFPVTPPRTAALPAGVIGCPLPRAGTSQRLNARTATPGAHSPGHPNTGSQLAPSRAPEQTLASTTPQASGTTTDMRTAFLVLLLWAIACAHPVPGREPARPSHSAQQEEEDARDADDGDNREHHGTGVNGLPFRDGGLLDEEDDSGDDTFDENGEKEEGEGPTYVAGADESGKHGYDAGRGDAGAGRGHGDSSSSSSSESIGVEHRRYRNYLGSRYERTYKWGGGSSSSQEEESYDFEDEAMQGDDPSVFDGPGSSYKGHRAWPRTARSSRESSRGVGSHQWEEGDSRSPEVEDTDSGEDSPSVEDNSQSEEPVTSQSEENSASRSREDGEDSPSREGEDSKSREGTADQSDEEPGESPEDNSQEVVSTSSGRSGSQSQEGQEDRQSAEDRSAPSAPDSESGEDEGDQSKSREDDGNQSQSTEDTVEESKEDENDSDPYGDVPSTSAESQSASPEDDGSQEDNAGEDSRSTESNNSESQEDEDNEESHSQEDATHESSSRGDDSSPQSLESGSRKRRLGAYRNKPAADYDDNDCQDGY
- the DMP1 gene encoding dentin matrix acidic phosphoprotein 1 isoform X3, whose amino-acid sequence is MWRTPLPSACVKKMPSLGRGLVLSVGNAIVVCVCHSGKCVNRINLAVKTQGQRSRSLTASPSRHPATTRSFFRAGAPAEARGSVGGQFPVTPPRTAALPAGVIGCPLPRAGTSQRLNARTATPGAHSPGHPNTGSQLAPSRAPEQTLASTTPQASGTTTDMRTAFLVLLLWAIACAHPEEDARDADDGDNREHHGTGVNGLPFRDGGLLDEEDDSGDDTFDENGEKEEGEGPTYVAGADESGKHGYDAGRGDAGAGRGHGDSSSSSSSESIGVEHRRYRNYLGSRYERTYKWGGGSSSSQEEESYDFEDEAMQGDDPSVFDGPGSSYKGHRAWPRTARSSRESSRGVGSHQWEEGDSRSPEVEDTDSGEDSPSVEDNSQSEEPVTSQSEENSASRSREDGEDSPSREGEDSKSREGTADQSDEEPGESPEDNSQEVVSTSSGRSGSQSQEGQEDRQSAEDRSAPSAPDSESGEDEGDQSKSREDDGNQSQSTEDTVEESKEDENDSDPYGDVPSTSAESQSASPEDDGSQEDNAGEDSRSTESNNSESQEDEDNEESHSQEDATHESSSRGDDSSPQSLESGSRKRRLGAYRNKPAADYDDNDCQDGY
- the DMP1 gene encoding dentin matrix acidic phosphoprotein 1 isoform X1; protein product: MWRTPLPSACVKKMPSLGRGLVLSVGNAIVVCVCHSGKCVNRINLAVKTQGQRSRSLTASPSRHPATTRSFFRAGAPAEARGSVGGQFPVTPPRTAALPAGVIGCPLPRAGTSQRLNARTATPGAHSPGHPNTGSQLAPSRAPEQTLASTTPQASGTTTDMRTAFLVLLLWAIACAHPVPGREPARPSHSAQQEDTASEDYINKLGSFLGGGDGRYPPASAEQGDNALAGDLAGGNAVGEELGEHGGRDKGGRVGEAQHLNRVDHKDTSARDGNSLGFLEEDARDADDGDNREHHGTGVNGLPFRDGGLLDEEDDSGDDTFDENGEKEEGEGPTYVAGADESGKHGYDAGRGDAGAGRGHGDSSSSSSSESIGVEHRRYRNYLGSRYERTYKWGGGSSSSQEEESYDFEDEAMQGDDPSVFDGPGSSYKGHRAWPRTARSSRESSRGVGSHQWEEGDSRSPEVEDTDSGEDSPSVEDNSQSEEPVTSQSEENSASRSREDGEDSPSREGEDSKSREGTADQSDEEPGESPEDNSQEVVSTSSGRSGSQSQEGQEDRQSAEDRSAPSAPDSESGEDEGDQSKSREDDGNQSQSTEDTVEESKEDENDSDPYGDVPSTSAESQSASPEDDGSQEDNAGEDSRSTESNNSESQEDEDNEESHSQEDATHESSSRGDDSSPQSLESGSRKRRLGAYRNKPAADYDDNDCQDGY